A part of Solicola gregarius genomic DNA contains:
- a CDS encoding aromatic ring-hydroxylating oxygenase subunit alpha — MDSAIRKTLPGVSYHSDETYDIDKERVFYRNWVYVGRAERVAKPGAWLRVEIAEESILIVRGKDDQVRGFYNVCRHRGSRICDDASGEVRTHLRCPYHAWGYALDGTLAITPMIEKDEIDRESTSLWPVHVEVWEGFVFVNLSREEPRSLREHLADQQDDPLGLARFGLADLRIGHISVNDVQANWKIVIENYNECLHCPTIHPELVAAVPAYRKGNIFENDRHDGGVSLADGRTAIVDDPRLRLPLLPGFKKDGDPEAYYGAGVYPTMFLDVDGSSCLTTAVFPTGPRSCRLVTEYLFSSEALADPDFDPSPIVEFNERVTHQDNEACERVQRGVTSRAFDHGVFPAKDSWVHGFDQRYLRDLEDDPSVERQDA, encoded by the coding sequence ATGGACAGTGCGATCCGGAAGACCTTGCCCGGGGTGTCCTATCACTCCGATGAGACGTACGACATCGACAAGGAGCGGGTGTTCTACCGCAACTGGGTGTACGTCGGTCGCGCTGAACGGGTCGCTAAGCCCGGCGCCTGGCTGCGCGTGGAGATCGCCGAGGAGAGCATCCTGATCGTTCGAGGTAAGGACGACCAGGTCCGCGGCTTCTACAACGTCTGTCGGCACCGGGGCTCGCGGATCTGCGATGACGCAAGCGGCGAGGTCCGCACCCACCTGCGTTGCCCGTACCACGCGTGGGGCTATGCACTCGATGGGACGCTGGCGATAACCCCGATGATCGAGAAGGACGAGATCGACCGGGAGTCGACGTCACTGTGGCCGGTCCACGTCGAGGTCTGGGAAGGGTTCGTCTTCGTCAATCTCTCCCGCGAGGAGCCGCGGTCGCTACGCGAGCACCTCGCCGACCAGCAGGACGACCCGCTGGGGCTAGCGCGGTTCGGGCTTGCAGACCTGCGCATCGGCCACATCTCGGTCAACGACGTCCAGGCCAACTGGAAGATCGTCATCGAGAACTACAACGAGTGCCTACATTGTCCGACGATCCACCCTGAGCTCGTCGCCGCCGTGCCCGCGTACAGAAAGGGAAACATCTTCGAGAACGACCGCCACGACGGTGGCGTCTCCTTGGCCGATGGTCGTACCGCGATCGTCGACGACCCCCGGCTCCGGCTGCCGCTCCTGCCGGGGTTCAAGAAGGACGGTGACCCGGAGGCCTACTACGGAGCCGGCGTCTACCCGACGATGTTCCTCGATGTCGACGGGTCCAGCTGCCTGACCACCGCGGTCTTCCCGACCGGCCCGCGGAGCTGCCGGCTGGTGACGGAGTACCTGTTCAGCTCCGAGGCGCTGGCCGACCCCGACTTCGACCCCTCGCCGATAGTGGAGTTCAACGAACGGGTGACCCACCAGGACAACGAGGCGTGCGAGCGCGTCCAACGCGGCGTGACCTCACGGGCGTTCGATCACGGCGTCTTCCCGGCCAAGGACTCCTGGGTCCACGGTTTCGACCAGCGGTACCTGCGCGACCTCGAGGACGACCCTAGCGTCGAGCGCCAAGACGCCTGA
- a CDS encoding flavin-containing monooxygenase: MVQTTDVLIVGTGFSGLGMGIQLRKAGREDFIIVEKAADVGGTWRDNTYPGCECDIPSHMYSFSYELNPDWSRHFSGNQEIWDYLRDVSARHHLDEKIHYGVKVTGAEWDDDLHRWTVHTEGGETYDARAVVSGVGALHIPNIPNLPGTETFEGERFHSSEWNHDVDLQGKRVAVIGTGASAVQFTPIIADQADQLTIFQRTPPWVLPKNDKAIPEWQRSFFRSVPPAQRAYRNALYWVLESRAVGFNGQLNILKFAEKIVERYVRKAVDDPALQDKLIPDYRMGCKRILQSNAYYKMFNRDDVTLIDSGVAEITPHGVVDNAGIEHGADVIIYGTGFHVVDALEYLDITGREGKNLGKVFEEDGVETYLGINATGFPNLFFMLGPNTGLGHNSVVFMIEQQAKYITRFLDELDRRGATAADVRPAAQREFNDTIQRKLTKGIWTQGGCTSWYLDSQGKNRTIWPGFTFLYWWDTRKIEAPDYEWVRAA, encoded by the coding sequence ATGGTCCAGACTACCGACGTGCTGATCGTAGGGACCGGGTTCTCCGGTCTCGGCATGGGCATCCAGCTGCGCAAGGCCGGCCGCGAGGACTTCATCATCGTGGAGAAGGCCGCCGACGTCGGCGGCACGTGGCGCGACAACACCTACCCGGGCTGCGAGTGCGACATCCCGAGCCACATGTACTCGTTCTCGTATGAGCTCAACCCCGACTGGAGCCGCCACTTCTCCGGCAACCAGGAGATCTGGGACTACCTGCGCGACGTCTCGGCGCGTCACCACCTCGACGAGAAGATCCACTACGGCGTCAAGGTCACCGGTGCCGAGTGGGACGACGACCTCCACCGCTGGACGGTCCACACCGAAGGCGGCGAGACGTACGACGCCCGCGCCGTCGTCTCGGGTGTCGGTGCACTGCACATCCCGAACATCCCGAACCTCCCAGGTACCGAGACCTTCGAAGGCGAGCGGTTCCACTCATCGGAGTGGAACCACGACGTCGACCTGCAGGGCAAACGGGTCGCCGTGATCGGTACGGGCGCGAGCGCCGTGCAGTTCACGCCGATCATCGCCGACCAGGCCGATCAGCTGACGATCTTCCAACGCACGCCGCCGTGGGTGTTGCCCAAGAACGACAAGGCGATCCCGGAGTGGCAGCGGTCGTTCTTCCGCTCCGTGCCACCGGCGCAGCGCGCGTACCGCAACGCGCTGTACTGGGTGCTCGAATCGCGCGCCGTCGGCTTCAACGGCCAGCTCAACATTTTGAAGTTCGCCGAGAAGATCGTCGAACGCTACGTACGCAAGGCGGTCGATGATCCCGCGCTGCAGGACAAGCTCATCCCCGACTACCGGATGGGATGCAAGCGGATCCTGCAGTCCAACGCGTACTACAAGATGTTCAACCGCGACGACGTCACGCTGATCGACTCCGGGGTCGCCGAGATCACGCCTCACGGCGTGGTCGACAACGCCGGCATCGAGCACGGGGCCGACGTGATCATCTATGGCACGGGATTCCATGTCGTTGACGCTCTCGAGTACCTCGACATCACCGGCCGCGAGGGCAAGAACCTCGGCAAGGTCTTCGAGGAGGACGGCGTCGAGACGTACCTCGGCATCAACGCGACCGGATTCCCGAACCTGTTCTTCATGCTCGGGCCCAACACCGGGCTCGGCCACAACTCGGTGGTGTTCATGATCGAGCAGCAGGCGAAGTACATCACCCGCTTCCTCGACGAGCTCGACCGTCGCGGTGCGACCGCTGCGGACGTACGCCCGGCCGCCCAGCGCGAGTTCAACGACACCATCCAACGAAAGCTCACCAAGGGCATCTGGACCCAGGGCGGCTGCACGAGCTGGTACCTCGACTCGCAGGGTAAGAACCGCACCATCTGGCCGGGCTTCACCTTCCTGTACTGGTGGGACACCCGCAAGATCGAGGCGCCCGACTACGAGTGGGTGAGAGCCGCATGA
- a CDS encoding cytochrome P450 yields MTAVQASRDAQLPPGPKLPWFVQTIALMRARTRFVPAMHRRYGDLFTLRVPPGGRALVFLNRPEHIKQVFAGDPTTFHAGEGNAILGPVMGEHSVLLTDEDVHMRARKLLMPAFNGAALRSYEALVASLAKREVDTWESGQTLVTLDRMNALTLEIIMQVVFGVTDERRLAELRPLVNRTVNIGPLILLGWAYPQLQKRRPWSAYLANQTALNEVLYAEIAERRRATDLAERSDVLSRLLLVGADGDADHEPSSGEERARNERVDERDQRALSDAELRDQLVTLLLAGHETTASALSWTIHELAMNRDVQRRARTAADNGDLKYLEAVLKEGMRVHPIIDQVARMLTEDTTVAGSRLPAGTTVTPSIRLAHLREQNHPDPYRFRPERFLDNEIAPNTWLPFGGGVRRCIGAGFSLMEGTAVLREVLQRYELTMTERKPERTRIRNITCVPKGKARVVVTAR; encoded by the coding sequence ATGACCGCCGTCCAGGCCAGTCGAGACGCACAGCTCCCACCCGGCCCGAAGCTGCCATGGTTCGTGCAGACGATCGCACTGATGCGCGCACGCACCAGATTCGTCCCGGCGATGCACCGACGTTACGGCGACCTGTTCACCCTGCGGGTGCCGCCGGGCGGCCGGGCGCTGGTCTTCCTCAACCGGCCCGAGCACATCAAGCAGGTCTTCGCCGGAGACCCGACGACCTTCCACGCCGGCGAAGGCAATGCGATCCTCGGCCCGGTCATGGGCGAGCACTCGGTGCTGCTGACCGACGAGGACGTGCACATGCGCGCCCGCAAGCTGCTGATGCCCGCGTTCAACGGCGCGGCGCTGCGCTCGTACGAGGCGCTCGTCGCGTCGCTCGCCAAGCGCGAGGTCGACACCTGGGAGTCGGGTCAGACACTGGTCACTCTCGACCGGATGAACGCACTCACCCTCGAGATCATCATGCAGGTCGTCTTCGGCGTCACCGACGAGCGCCGGCTCGCGGAGCTGCGCCCACTCGTCAACCGCACCGTCAACATCGGCCCGCTCATCCTGCTCGGCTGGGCGTACCCGCAGCTGCAGAAGCGGCGTCCGTGGTCGGCGTACCTCGCCAACCAGACGGCGTTGAACGAGGTGCTGTACGCAGAGATCGCCGAGCGGCGCCGCGCCACGGACCTCGCCGAGCGAAGCGACGTGCTGTCTCGGTTGCTGCTGGTCGGCGCCGACGGTGACGCCGACCACGAGCCATCGAGCGGCGAGGAGAGAGCGAGGAACGAGCGGGTCGACGAGCGCGACCAGAGGGCACTGAGCGACGCCGAACTGCGCGACCAGTTGGTCACGTTGCTGCTCGCCGGACACGAGACGACGGCATCGGCGCTTTCGTGGACGATCCATGAGCTCGCGATGAACCGCGACGTGCAGCGACGGGCGCGTACCGCCGCCGACAACGGCGACCTGAAGTATCTGGAGGCAGTGCTCAAGGAGGGCATGCGCGTGCACCCGATCATCGACCAGGTCGCACGGATGCTGACCGAGGACACCACCGTGGCCGGCAGCCGACTGCCGGCGGGCACGACCGTGACACCGTCGATCCGGCTCGCGCATCTGCGCGAACAGAACCACCCCGACCCGTACCGGTTCCGGCCCGAGCGGTTCCTCGACAATGAGATCGCACCGAACACGTGGCTGCCGTTCGGTGGCGGCGTGCGGCGCTGCATCGGGGCGGGATTCTCACTGATGGAAGGCACCGCCGTTCTGCGCGAAGTGCTGCAGCGCTATGAATTGACCATGACGGAACGCAAACCGGAACGTACGAGGATCCGCAACATCACCTGCGTGCCGAAGGGCAAGGCGCGGGTCGTCGTGACTGCCCGGTGA
- a CDS encoding NADPH:quinone oxidoreductase family protein — translation MSGRDRPTMRAAQITRLEGPSAVEVGEVAEPTPGDGQVLIDVHASGVSFPELLQTRGLYQLKPPLPFVPGSEIAGSVVDSPSDSGLAAGDRVAAFPLLGGFAERVVASVDMVFKLPDALSYEQGAALPLNYLTAHFALLRRGQLTPGDSVLVHGAAGGIGTASIQVAKAFGAGQVIAVTSTDAKSRVALDAGADDAVSADGFKDAVKDLTDGKGVDIVVDPVGGDRFTDSLRSLAPNGRVLVIGFTAGEIPTVKVNRLLLNNTDVRGVGWGAFVLQQPGYVAAQWAELVPHIESGALVPPIGATYPLDSVADALAELDERRATGKVVLSVR, via the coding sequence GTGAGCGGGCGCGACCGGCCGACGATGCGGGCAGCGCAGATCACCCGACTCGAAGGGCCGAGTGCCGTGGAGGTCGGCGAGGTCGCCGAGCCAACGCCTGGCGACGGCCAGGTGCTCATCGACGTACACGCTTCTGGTGTCTCCTTTCCGGAGCTGCTGCAGACGCGCGGGCTATACCAGCTCAAGCCGCCGCTGCCGTTCGTACCGGGCTCGGAGATCGCAGGCTCCGTTGTCGACTCGCCGTCCGACTCGGGTCTCGCGGCCGGGGATCGGGTCGCGGCGTTCCCGCTGCTCGGTGGGTTCGCCGAGCGAGTAGTCGCATCGGTCGACATGGTCTTCAAGCTGCCCGACGCACTCTCGTACGAGCAGGGCGCCGCGCTACCGCTCAACTACCTCACCGCACACTTCGCCCTGCTGCGCCGCGGACAGCTGACCCCGGGCGACAGCGTGCTCGTGCACGGTGCCGCCGGCGGCATCGGCACCGCTTCGATCCAGGTCGCCAAGGCGTTCGGCGCCGGACAGGTCATCGCGGTGACATCGACCGATGCGAAGTCGCGCGTCGCGCTCGACGCCGGCGCCGACGACGCCGTTTCCGCCGACGGCTTCAAGGACGCGGTCAAGGACCTGACGGACGGCAAAGGCGTCGACATCGTCGTCGACCCGGTCGGCGGCGACCGATTCACCGACTCACTGCGCTCGCTCGCACCGAACGGTCGGGTCCTGGTGATCGGCTTCACCGCCGGCGAGATCCCCACGGTCAAGGTGAACCGACTGCTGCTCAACAACACCGACGTACGCGGCGTCGGGTGGGGCGCCTTCGTGCTCCAACAACCCGGGTACGTGGCGGCGCAGTGGGCTGAGCTGGTGCCACACATCGAGTCCGGCGCACTCGTACCCCCGATCGGCGCGACGTACCCGCTCGACTCGGTCGCCGATGCACTGGCCGAGCTCGACGAGCGCCGCGCGACCGGGAAGGTCGTGCTCAGCGTGCGTTGA
- a CDS encoding cytochrome P450, with the protein MTTAVAPTQLPPGPRIPVGLQTALFMTSALWYVPAMHRRYGDVFTLRCAPRDQRLVFINRREHIKEVFTGDPQVFHAGEGNELLRTVMGQHSVLLVDDETHLRARKLLMPAFHGAALRSYEGLVGTLAKSDVDSWRPGEPLVALDRMNALTLEIIMQVVFGVTDEERLSRLRPVVNNTVSIGALTLLSWAYPKLQKYAPWRAYMNNQRRFDELLYAEISERRRAADLEQRDDVLSRLLHVGAGDDQEHEPLSDAELRDQLVTLLLAGHETTASALSWTLHELAQNPDVQRRARRAADEGDRKYLEAVVKEAMRVHPVIDQVRRVLKEDATVAGYRLPAGTTVVPSVRFAHASGVNYPDPDAFRPERFVDGEVASNTWLPFGGGVRRCLGAGFSLMEGTIILGEILQRYTVRPDPHSLERETIRNITTVPKHKARVVLAAR; encoded by the coding sequence ATGACAACCGCCGTGGCCCCGACACAGTTGCCACCCGGCCCACGGATCCCGGTCGGGCTGCAGACGGCGCTGTTCATGACGAGTGCCCTCTGGTACGTCCCCGCGATGCACCGTCGGTACGGCGATGTCTTCACGTTGCGCTGCGCTCCTCGCGACCAGCGGCTGGTGTTCATCAACCGGCGAGAGCACATCAAGGAAGTCTTCACCGGCGACCCCCAGGTGTTCCACGCGGGTGAGGGCAACGAGCTGCTGCGGACCGTCATGGGCCAGCACTCGGTGCTGCTCGTCGACGACGAGACCCACCTGCGTGCCCGCAAGCTGCTGATGCCGGCGTTCCACGGCGCCGCACTGCGTTCGTACGAAGGTCTGGTCGGCACCCTCGCGAAGAGTGACGTCGACTCGTGGCGGCCGGGCGAGCCGCTCGTTGCACTCGACCGGATGAACGCCCTCACCCTCGAGATCATCATGCAGGTCGTGTTCGGCGTCACCGACGAGGAGCGGCTGTCCCGCCTGCGACCGGTCGTGAACAACACCGTCAGCATCGGCGCGCTCACCCTGTTGTCGTGGGCGTACCCGAAGCTGCAGAAGTACGCGCCGTGGCGCGCGTACATGAACAACCAGCGGCGTTTCGACGAACTGCTGTACGCGGAGATTTCGGAGCGGCGCCGTGCGGCCGATCTCGAGCAACGCGACGACGTACTGTCGCGGCTTCTCCACGTCGGTGCGGGCGACGACCAGGAGCACGAACCTCTCAGCGATGCGGAGCTTCGCGACCAGCTGGTGACCCTGCTGCTCGCCGGGCACGAGACGACGGCATCGGCACTTTCGTGGACGCTTCACGAGCTGGCACAGAACCCGGACGTACAGCGCCGCGCCCGCCGCGCCGCAGACGAGGGCGACCGCAAGTACCTCGAGGCGGTGGTCAAGGAGGCGATGCGGGTTCACCCCGTGATCGACCAGGTACGCCGGGTGCTGAAGGAGGACGCCACAGTGGCCGGCTACCGCCTGCCCGCGGGCACGACGGTTGTCCCGTCCGTACGCTTCGCGCACGCGAGCGGGGTGAACTACCCGGACCCCGACGCATTCCGCCCGGAGCGATTCGTCGACGGCGAGGTCGCATCCAACACGTGGCTGCCGTTCGGCGGCGGCGTCCGTCGCTGCCTCGGTGCGGGCTTCTCGCTGATGGAGGGCACGATCATCCTGGGCGAGATCCTGCAGAGGTACACCGTGCGCCCCGATCCGCACAGCTTGGAACGCGAGACCATCCGCAACATCACCACAGTCCCGAAGCACAAGGCGCGCGTCGTACTCGCCGCACGCTGA